A window from Methanobrevibacter ruminantium encodes these proteins:
- a CDS encoding DUF5518 domain-containing protein, whose protein sequence is MAKMSSVLIGFLLTLVVYLFFGRYEFWGLLIVGFIVGYIAHEGIFGGMWNAALAGAFGTIVASILFILLVTVGGTALMGPLGGLTGFTVSGVSSLFVIIYNIIKYMITMGITGALGGALTKQKN, encoded by the coding sequence ATGGCTAAAATGAGTTCAGTTCTAATAGGATTTCTATTGACATTAGTCGTTTACTTATTCTTTGGACGTTATGAATTCTGGGGTCTTTTAATCGTGGGATTCATTGTCGGATACATAGCTCACGAAGGAATATTCGGAGGAATGTGGAATGCGGCACTTGCAGGAGCATTCGGAACAATTGTGGCATCAATCCTATTCATACTGCTTGTTACCGTAGGTGGAACCGCATTGATGGGACCTCTTGGAGGGCTTACTGGATTCACCGTTTCTGGAGTTTCAAGCTTATTTGTGATTATCTACAATATAATCAAATATATGATCACTATGGGAATAACTGGTGCTCTCGGTGGAGCTTTAACTAAACAGAAAAATTAA